From Caldicellulosiruptor hydrothermalis 108, a single genomic window includes:
- a CDS encoding DUF554 domain-containing protein, which produces MTGLGTIVNALAVIVGSIFGLILKFGIPERFKTTIMQAISLSVIFIGISGVLQGIFKVLSTGKIDRQFIMLMIFSLVIGGLVGEILRIEDFLEKLGDKIKKSVSKVIKSENSAFTEGFVTASLVFCVGAMAIVGSLEDGLNHNFSILFAKSILDGVTSIIFSATLGIGVMFSSVAVLFYQGSITLLAGLIKPFLTDTVVLQMSMVGSVLIFAIGLNMLGVSKIKVGNLLPAIFVPAVWYVVNLLI; this is translated from the coding sequence ATGACGGGGCTTGGAACTATAGTAAATGCACTTGCTGTGATTGTAGGCTCTATCTTTGGACTTATTTTAAAATTTGGAATACCAGAAAGGTTTAAAACCACAATTATGCAGGCAATTTCTCTTTCTGTCATCTTTATTGGAATTTCTGGAGTATTGCAAGGAATTTTTAAAGTGCTATCAACTGGTAAAATAGACAGGCAGTTTATAATGCTCATGATTTTTTCTCTTGTGATTGGTGGGCTTGTGGGAGAGATTTTGAGAATTGAAGACTTTTTAGAAAAGCTCGGCGATAAAATTAAAAAGTCTGTTTCGAAAGTCATAAAATCAGAAAATTCTGCATTTACAGAAGGTTTTGTCACAGCAAGTCTTGTATTCTGTGTTGGAGCTATGGCTATTGTAGGAAGCCTTGAAGACGGGCTAAACCATAACTTTAGCATTCTTTTTGCAAAATCTATTTTGGACGGTGTAACTTCCATAATATTTTCAGCAACACTGGGAATTGGCGTTATGTTCTCAAGCGTTGCAGTGCTTTTCTATCAAGGAAGCATAACACTTTTGGCAGGCCTGATAAAACCATTTTTGACAGACACAGTAGTTTTGCAAATGTCAATGGTAGGTTCTGTTTTGATATTTGCAATAGGTCTTAATATGCTTGGAGTGTCAAAAATTAAAGTGGGCAATCTTCTCCCTGCAATATTTGTGCCTGCTGTCTGGTATGTGGTTAATTTGCTAATTTGA
- a CDS encoding ABC transporter ATP-binding protein, whose translation MIALEVKNLVKRYANVLALDNLSLTVKEGEVFGLLGPNGAGKTTFINCILGLTNIDRGEIYIFGKPLNKALKKLKSQIGIVPQEIALYNNLTVYENLSFFGSLYNLSGKLLKERIEFALEFVQMQDSIKKQVKNLSGGMKRRVNIAAALINNPKLLIMDEPTVGIDIYSRKLILDSVQKLSESGITIIYTTHYIEEVDRICSSVAFINKGTIIEYGSKEFLLKKLSDTNIIRIKLSKILDEVLIKIKNLDGVESVAFAGNELTVSVEKSKNLIKEIVETLSQDGCEILSISYEKPTMEKLYFAVMGYTIDEKGEIVHESSS comes from the coding sequence ATGATTGCACTTGAAGTCAAAAACCTTGTAAAAAGATACGCAAATGTCTTGGCTCTTGACAATCTGTCACTGACAGTCAAAGAAGGCGAAGTCTTTGGACTTTTAGGACCAAATGGCGCAGGAAAAACCACTTTTATAAACTGCATACTGGGACTCACAAACATTGACAGAGGCGAAATTTATATATTCGGAAAACCTTTAAACAAAGCTTTAAAAAAATTAAAATCCCAGATTGGAATTGTTCCGCAGGAAATTGCTCTCTACAACAACTTAACTGTGTATGAGAATTTGAGCTTTTTTGGTTCGCTCTATAACCTCTCAGGGAAGCTTTTGAAAGAGAGAATAGAGTTTGCTTTAGAGTTTGTTCAGATGCAGGATAGCATCAAAAAACAGGTCAAAAACCTATCTGGCGGGATGAAAAGAAGAGTAAACATTGCAGCAGCTCTTATCAACAACCCCAAACTTCTTATAATGGATGAGCCAACTGTTGGAATTGACATATACTCAAGAAAGCTAATTTTGGACTCTGTTCAGAAACTCTCTGAAAGCGGCATTACAATAATTTACACAACCCACTACATCGAAGAAGTTGACAGAATCTGTTCATCTGTTGCGTTCATAAATAAAGGAACAATCATCGAATATGGCTCAAAAGAATTTTTATTAAAAAAACTGTCAGATACAAATATTATCAGGATAAAATTGAGCAAGATTTTAGATGAGGTTCTGATAAAAATCAAAAACTTAGATGGAGTTGAAAGTGTAGCTTTTGCCGGAAATGAGCTTACAGTTTCTGTTGAAAAGTCAAAAAATCTTATAAAAGAGATTGTCGAAACTTTGTCTCAGGATGGATGTGAAATACTTTCCATATCTTATGAAAAGCCCACAATGGAAAAGCTCTACTTTGCAGTGATGGGCTATACCATAGATGAAAAAGGAGAGATTGTCCATGAGAGCAGCAGTTAA
- a CDS encoding ABC transporter permease, with protein sequence MRAAVKAFLYTLKENAMSIPLLSIMLIFPIILIFILGNALSGYFKQANIPKMNIIIVEENLKPSIYDTVLKYDKTFLKLFNAEIFSSKSAALKKFSSSNKYIAVVTFKEYQRNNHSNYSPFGNFDIEITSKEGSQEAGFLKVYFNIFSNYYKLARSIYSPSDIPKSIDFESAFSSHFPRALDYYAVAMVVMMALYGSFGGIAVIEEERKQNTLIRLFASPRNPQIIFVSKAFAQMVFLYIQLCLIVLFSKYIYRANWGENLWPIFLLLFIYSIFAILLGIFIALFSKSYILSNVIVSSFAVISTFLAGGYVRIDISTKFLSSVRDILPNYAVQSAFFTIIYNPSEIAYVKNIFVYLTLLCLIIALICILLMRKVKLWQFSR encoded by the coding sequence ATGAGAGCAGCAGTTAAAGCCTTTTTATATACTTTAAAAGAAAATGCTATGAGTATTCCTCTTCTTTCTATAATGCTAATTTTCCCAATCATCTTGATTTTCATCCTTGGAAATGCACTATCTGGATATTTTAAGCAAGCCAACATTCCAAAAATGAATATAATCATTGTTGAAGAAAATTTAAAACCAAGCATTTATGATACCGTTTTGAAATATGATAAAACTTTTTTAAAATTATTCAATGCAGAAATTTTTTCTTCCAAGTCAGCTGCACTGAAAAAGTTTTCATCCTCTAATAAATACATTGCTGTTGTGACATTCAAAGAGTATCAAAGGAATAACCATTCAAATTATAGCCCTTTTGGAAATTTTGACATTGAAATTACCTCAAAAGAAGGTTCACAGGAAGCTGGATTTTTGAAAGTGTATTTTAACATATTTTCAAACTACTATAAACTCGCAAGAAGTATTTACTCACCTTCTGACATACCAAAATCGATAGACTTTGAATCTGCATTTTCGAGTCACTTCCCAAGAGCTCTTGATTATTATGCTGTTGCAATGGTTGTTATGATGGCACTGTATGGAAGCTTTGGCGGCATTGCTGTTATTGAAGAAGAAAGAAAGCAGAACACTTTAATCAGACTTTTTGCATCACCAAGAAATCCGCAAATCATATTTGTTTCAAAAGCATTTGCCCAGATGGTATTTTTGTATATTCAGCTTTGCCTAATAGTTCTTTTTTCAAAATATATTTACCGTGCTAACTGGGGTGAAAACCTTTGGCCTATATTTTTGCTTCTTTTTATCTACAGCATATTTGCCATACTATTGGGAATTTTTATTGCTCTTTTCTCTAAAAGCTATATACTTTCAAATGTTATAGTTAGCTCATTTGCTGTAATATCTACCTTTCTGGCAGGAGGATATGTAAGAATTGATATCAGTACAAAATTTTTAAGTTCTGTAAGAGACATTCTGCCAAACTATGCTGTACAGTCTGCATTTTTTACCATAATCTACAACCCAAGTGAAATAGCATATGTCAAAAATATTTTTGTATATCTTACTCTTCTTTGTTTAATTATTGCTCTTATTTGCATACTTTTAATGAGGAAGGTGAAACTATGGCAGTTTTCAAGATAA
- a CDS encoding ABC transporter permease, which produces MAVFKINIKRLLKDKFNLFLMIILPSIAVALSTFFTLSVESPYKIGIITDKEKSKVVKLIEKELKKCFDVKTFDPTKSIVSQMVQSGIDCVVVLNNKSVDDIINEKQKNIKIYTFGKSETHVILKEYLNSVLKIFISQKRIHNSYFLEPSMYILEHSPFVLNKILHQQSKSLSIAFASGFFIMSLFWLALNASNIILKDYQERVILRILCSPISKQSYILQSILSIFSITFLQLIFFVLLCSYAFRLTFGTNILIVISVLSICSFMFVAFAVMFISIVNDMRKLASLNSMVVTIMCMLGGCYWPLSIMPKFLQKIALFFPTTYAVNLTKNVLTGKSIESMMVDIALVAAFCLFFTLAGIKQLSKNVMSKL; this is translated from the coding sequence ATGGCAGTTTTCAAGATAAATATAAAACGCCTTTTGAAAGACAAATTCAATCTATTTTTGATGATTATACTTCCTTCAATTGCAGTTGCTCTTTCAACCTTTTTTACATTAAGCGTTGAATCTCCTTATAAAATTGGAATTATTACAGACAAAGAAAAAAGCAAGGTTGTAAAACTAATTGAAAAAGAGCTCAAAAAATGTTTTGATGTTAAAACCTTTGACCCTACCAAATCAATTGTAAGCCAGATGGTTCAAAGCGGTATTGACTGTGTTGTTGTTTTAAATAACAAGTCAGTTGATGATATTATTAATGAAAAACAGAAAAATATAAAAATATATACATTTGGAAAGTCTGAAACTCATGTTATTTTAAAGGAATATCTAAACAGTGTACTCAAAATATTTATTTCTCAAAAGCGAATACACAACTCTTATTTTTTAGAACCTTCAATGTATATTTTGGAGCATTCTCCATTTGTATTAAATAAAATTTTGCATCAGCAGTCAAAATCTCTTTCAATTGCTTTTGCCTCAGGATTTTTTATAATGTCTCTGTTCTGGCTTGCATTAAATGCTTCTAACATAATATTAAAAGACTACCAGGAAAGAGTTATTCTGCGAATTTTGTGTTCGCCAATTTCAAAGCAAAGCTATATTCTGCAGTCTATCTTGAGCATATTTTCCATTACATTTTTACAGCTAATCTTTTTTGTGCTGCTATGTTCGTATGCATTTAGACTTACTTTTGGAACTAACATACTTATTGTTATTTCAGTTCTCTCCATTTGTAGCTTTATGTTTGTTGCTTTTGCTGTAATGTTTATAAGCATAGTTAATGACATGAGAAAACTTGCAAGTTTGAATTCAATGGTCGTAACAATAATGTGCATGCTTGGTGGCTGCTACTGGCCGCTCAGCATTATGCCAAAGTTTCTTCAAAAGATTGCATTGTTTTTCCCAACAACATACGCAGTAAATCTAACAAAGAATGTGCTAACTGGCAAATCCATAGAAAGTATGATGGTTGACATTGCGTTAGTGGCAGCATTTTGTCTGTTTTTTACACTTGCGGGCATAAAGCAGCTTTCTAAAAATGTAATGTCAAAGCTGTGA
- a CDS encoding sensor histidine kinase has protein sequence MLSFIISAYTLWSLYEDGKLSKIAILFLLLFLSLEFLKTEYLKSIYHTAAAVFAELIIIFFAIFLCGWEFSFLIPTAVCTFLHHRNKLSIYSIASILFISLFLIPSKMVREYVFVCVFVFSLKLVTQMLKTTKHEYLEKIDHLRLLNLQLSKLKTQLLESQQTIERLAAQNKQMKIATSLHDTVGHNLAALNIQLNAIKSLLEKKGVLEDAQISQIISSCLQQTQTSYESLRKFVYSMKNSFETKEKYLSQLIENFNFCNITLNRSGDIENIPSHVFENLMAILKEALLNVAKHSNATQVAVSLESKPAYVRLAVHDNGKKKGEIKEGVGLMSIKLRAKSMGATVNIDNHAGFSIVVFVPLKSRREDYFEKT, from the coding sequence ATGCTTTCATTCATTATAAGCGCCTATACTCTTTGGAGTTTATATGAGGATGGCAAGCTTTCCAAAATAGCAATTTTGTTTTTACTTCTATTTTTGTCATTAGAATTCTTAAAAACTGAATATCTAAAATCCATATACCATACAGCAGCGGCAGTCTTTGCAGAGCTGATTATAATATTCTTTGCTATTTTTCTCTGCGGATGGGAATTCTCTTTTTTAATACCAACTGCAGTGTGTACATTTTTGCACCATAGAAACAAGTTATCAATTTACTCAATTGCCTCTATACTCTTTATTAGCCTTTTTCTTATCCCTTCAAAGATGGTAAGGGAATATGTTTTTGTCTGCGTTTTTGTTTTCTCTTTAAAATTAGTCACACAGATGCTGAAGACAACAAAGCACGAATACTTAGAAAAAATTGACCACTTAAGACTTTTAAACCTGCAACTAAGCAAGCTAAAAACACAGCTTTTAGAGTCCCAACAGACAATAGAACGTCTTGCTGCACAAAACAAGCAGATGAAAATAGCAACTTCTTTGCACGACACAGTTGGGCACAACTTGGCAGCGCTGAATATCCAGCTCAATGCCATAAAGAGCTTGCTGGAGAAAAAAGGAGTACTTGAAGATGCTCAAATAAGCCAAATCATATCTTCATGCTTGCAGCAGACTCAAACATCTTACGAAAGTTTGAGAAAGTTTGTCTATTCAATGAAAAACTCTTTTGAAACCAAAGAAAAGTACTTATCTCAATTGATAGAAAATTTTAACTTCTGCAACATAACATTAAACCGCAGCGGAGACATTGAAAACATTCCATCACACGTATTTGAAAATCTAATGGCAATCCTCAAAGAAGCTCTTTTAAACGTGGCAAAACACTCAAATGCTACACAAGTAGCTGTATCTTTGGAATCAAAACCAGCATATGTACGTCTTGCTGTGCATGACAATGGCAAGAAAAAAGGAGAAATAAAAGAGGGCGTGGGGCTCATGAGCATAAAACTTCGAGCAAAGTCTATGGGCGCAACAGTCAACATTGACAACCATGCTGGATTTTCAATAGTGGTATTTGTCCCATTAAAAAGCAGGAGGGAAGATTACTTTGAAAAAACCTAA
- a CDS encoding response regulator produces the protein MKKPKVLIVDDNPAVLDGLKIIIELENFEVVSLCTNAKEAIEFLKMWHADVVLMDIRMPVMDGIEGIFNIKTKFPNVKVIILTTFCEEDYIEKSLSFGADGYILKSSDAKHIVNSILSVLDGKVVMDKEIALYISDVLKRTSKQLLEKTQNLTERELEIAKLISQGYSNKEIARMLFISEGTVRNYITSILQKLNLKNRTQIAVYYLTKFS, from the coding sequence TTGAAAAAACCTAAGGTCTTAATTGTTGATGATAACCCTGCCGTTTTGGACGGTCTTAAAATCATCATTGAGCTTGAAAATTTTGAGGTTGTAAGCCTTTGCACTAATGCAAAAGAGGCAATAGAGTTTCTCAAGATGTGGCATGCTGACGTTGTTCTTATGGATATTAGAATGCCTGTTATGGATGGTATTGAAGGAATTTTTAATATAAAAACCAAATTTCCAAATGTCAAAGTGATAATATTAACAACATTTTGTGAAGAAGATTACATAGAAAAGAGCCTGAGCTTTGGCGCAGATGGGTACATCCTCAAAAGCTCTGATGCAAAGCATATTGTGAATTCTATTTTGTCTGTGCTTGACGGTAAGGTTGTTATGGACAAAGAAATTGCTTTATACATTTCAGATGTATTGAAAAGGACCAGTAAGCAGTTACTTGAAAAAACACAAAACCTTACTGAAAGAGAGCTTGAAATTGCAAAGCTCATATCACAAGGATACTCAAATAAGGAAATCGCAAGGATGCTTTTCATCTCTGAAGGTACAGTAAGAAACTACATAACATCCATTCTTCAAAAGTTAAATCTTAAAAATAGAACCCAAATTGCAGTATACTATCTTACCAAATTTTCTTAA
- a CDS encoding response regulator transcription factor: protein MYKIMIIEDDISIAETIKNHLSKWDFDVSYVTDFKSIIECFIQFEPHLVLIDIILPFYNGFYWCNEIRKISKVPIMFISSASDNMNIIMAINMGGDDFIEKPFDLNVLTAKVHALIRRTYSFVSNINLIEHKGVILNLNNTTLLYQNKKIELTKNEYKILQLLMENAGRVVSREEIMQHLWQSDSFIDDNTLTVNITRLRKKLAELGLENFIKTKKGIGYIIE, encoded by the coding sequence ATGTATAAGATAATGATTATCGAAGACGATATATCTATTGCTGAAACTATAAAAAACCACTTGTCCAAATGGGATTTTGATGTATCTTATGTTACAGATTTTAAAAGTATCATTGAGTGCTTTATTCAATTTGAGCCACATCTCGTGTTAATTGATATAATATTGCCTTTTTACAACGGGTTTTACTGGTGTAACGAAATACGCAAAATATCAAAAGTTCCTATTATGTTTATATCTTCTGCAAGCGATAATATGAATATCATAATGGCTATCAATATGGGTGGAGATGATTTTATTGAAAAACCTTTTGATTTGAACGTCCTTACAGCAAAAGTCCATGCCCTGATAAGGAGAACTTACTCATTTGTCTCAAATATAAACCTTATTGAGCATAAGGGAGTTATTTTAAATCTCAATAATACCACTCTACTTTACCAAAATAAAAAAATTGAGTTAACAAAAAATGAATACAAAATTTTGCAATTGCTTATGGAAAATGCCGGAAGAGTGGTATCTCGTGAAGAAATTATGCAACACCTTTGGCAAAGTGACAGCTTTATTGACGATAATACTCTTACAGTAAATATAACAAGGCTTCGCAAAAAGTTAGCCGAGTTAGGTCTCGAAAATTTCATTAAAACCAAAAAAGGCATTGGATATATTATAGAATGA
- a CDS encoding sensor histidine kinase yields the protein MKDHINIIGAYLKRNMLLIIYLLVSSCIFFSISFLYSLPLEPTVYSLVLTYIFAFIIGITDFFSFYKQHITLEKLKRNITIADFSFPIAKDLIEKDYQELIKIINESKIEILTNNEKVYRDMIDYYTAWAHQIKTPIAAIKLVLQAEQSKISSELLEQLFKVEQYVEMVLQYLRMENMSNDLLLKKYSLDHIVKQALRKYSLIFIRKKIKLNYKELNCHVLTDEKWLTFVIEQILSNALKYTNPGGQISIYMENNLPNTLVIEDTGIGIAKEDLPRVFEKGFTGYNGRLDKKSTGIGLYLCKRILDKLSHKIIIESEIGKGTKVKINFDTVDIAPD from the coding sequence ATGAAGGATCACATAAACATTATAGGAGCATATTTAAAACGGAATATGTTGCTTATCATTTATCTGTTGGTTTCAAGCTGTATATTTTTTTCTATTTCATTCCTTTATTCTCTTCCTTTAGAACCCACAGTTTATAGCTTAGTACTAACATATATTTTTGCATTTATCATTGGAATTACTGACTTTTTCTCATTTTATAAACAACATATAACACTTGAAAAACTAAAACGAAACATTACGATTGCGGATTTTTCTTTTCCAATTGCAAAGGATTTGATTGAAAAAGATTATCAAGAACTAATTAAAATCATTAATGAAAGCAAAATTGAAATTTTAACTAATAATGAGAAAGTCTATAGAGATATGATTGATTATTACACAGCATGGGCACATCAAATTAAAACACCCATAGCTGCTATAAAGCTGGTTTTACAAGCAGAACAATCAAAAATTAGCAGTGAACTTTTAGAACAACTATTCAAGGTAGAGCAGTATGTTGAAATGGTTCTTCAATATCTTCGTATGGAAAATATGAGCAATGACTTACTACTAAAGAAATATTCACTTGACCATATTGTAAAACAAGCGCTGCGAAAATACTCTCTAATTTTTATACGTAAAAAGATAAAACTCAATTACAAAGAATTAAACTGCCATGTGTTAACTGACGAAAAATGGCTAACATTTGTTATTGAACAAATACTTTCAAATGCGCTTAAATATACAAACCCCGGTGGTCAAATCTCTATTTATATGGAAAACAATTTGCCAAATACATTGGTTATTGAAGATACAGGCATAGGTATTGCAAAAGAGGATTTGCCCCGTGTTTTTGAAAAAGGCTTTACAGGATATAACGGTCGCTTGGACAAAAAATCTACAGGTATTGGACTTTACCTTTGCAAGCGGATTTTAGATAAACTATCACACAAAATTATAATCGAATCAGAAATTGGAAAGGGTACAAAAGTAAAAATCAACTTTGATACTGTTGATATAGCACCAGATTAG
- a CDS encoding ABC transporter ATP-binding protein codes for MTHVLLEVNSLKKIYTTRFGGNPVQALASVSFSVEQGEYIAIMGESGSGKTTLLNIIAGFDKPTSGKVLLNGKEITSMNEKEISAFRRNNIGFVFQDYNLLDTFSIQDNILLPLVLAGRPYTEMYERLKPVAEKLRISDILSKYPYEVSGGQKQRAAIARALITKPQLILADEPTGALDSHSSEELLRLFAEINNEGQTILVVTHSIKVASYAKRVLFIKDGEIFHQIYKGSMSNDEMYQKISDTLTIIATGGIRNA; via the coding sequence ATGACACATGTTCTTTTAGAAGTGAATAGTTTAAAGAAAATCTACACAACAAGATTTGGTGGAAATCCTGTTCAGGCACTTGCAAGTGTATCTTTTTCAGTAGAGCAAGGAGAATATATAGCTATTATGGGCGAATCTGGTTCAGGTAAAACAACACTGTTAAACATCATTGCAGGCTTTGATAAACCTACAAGCGGTAAAGTCCTGCTAAATGGTAAAGAAATTACCTCAATGAATGAAAAAGAAATCTCAGCCTTCAGACGAAATAACATAGGCTTTGTGTTTCAAGATTACAATCTTCTTGACACATTTTCTATACAAGACAACATCCTGTTACCTCTTGTATTAGCAGGAAGACCATATACAGAAATGTATGAGAGGTTAAAACCTGTTGCTGAAAAACTTAGAATTTCTGATATTCTCTCAAAATATCCTTATGAGGTGTCAGGCGGACAAAAACAAAGAGCTGCAATTGCCCGTGCACTTATTACAAAACCCCAGCTTATTCTTGCCGATGAACCAACTGGTGCTCTTGACTCACATTCATCCGAAGAATTATTAAGACTATTTGCCGAGATAAATAATGAAGGTCAAACAATTCTTGTAGTCACACACAGCATAAAAGTTGCAAGCTATGCAAAAAGAGTTTTGTTTATAAAAGACGGAGAGATTTTTCATCAAATTTATAAAGGTTCAATGTCAAATGATGAAATGTATCAGAAAATCTCCGATACGCTTACCATAATTGCAACAGGAGGTATCCGGAATGCTTAA
- a CDS encoding ABC transporter permease — translation MLKSFYIKFAANNIKRNTQAYIPYILTCIGAVMMFYNMCFLSNTEDIGHLSDSQALRSILRFGAGVIGIFSVIFIFYVNSFLIKRRKKELGLFNILGMEKRHIARIMFFETVIIGLICIASGILSGIILSKLMTLLLFKIVSFKVVFGFEISPSSILVTTLLFSGIFILNLIYNIFSVHLSKPIELLKASNVGEKEPKTKWLLTIIGIVCLGIGYYIALTTEKPLAAMNIFFVAVILVMIATYCLFTAGSIAFLKTLRKNKNYYYRPHHFIWISNMIYRMKQNAVGLANICILSTAVIVVLSTTISLYTGVEDILKTRYPQEIIITSDNINLENVKKIDNTIMKQLRKFNIVPKNVVKYKYLELALIQDKTHFRTKKQNFFDKNSAIAFVVPLEDYNNIEKKVIKLSDNEVLLYTNNVNISENIINFNGFKLSIKKRLTSNSLTNSLTPAISCFWIIVKDIETMKKIFCSLNSNKNDMVQFSYYYGLDFDGNKDNLMDIYTALKNSLNKIVNNATIEVREMAREGFYSIHGGLLFIGLFLGLLFIMATVLIIYYKQIEEGFDDRHRYEILQKVGMTRQEIKKSIQSQVLSIFFLPLFLAIVHIAFAFKIIVKMLQVFNLTNIPLFALCTSAVILVFAIFYTGVYALTAKTYYKIVS, via the coding sequence ATGCTTAAATCTTTTTATATAAAATTTGCAGCCAACAACATAAAAAGAAATACCCAAGCATATATCCCATATATTTTGACCTGTATTGGAGCAGTTATGATGTTTTACAACATGTGTTTTTTGTCTAATACAGAAGATATCGGACATTTGAGCGATAGCCAAGCGCTGAGGAGTATTTTGCGATTTGGAGCAGGAGTAATTGGTATTTTTTCTGTTATATTTATTTTTTATGTAAACAGCTTTTTGATAAAGAGGCGTAAAAAAGAATTGGGACTTTTCAATATTCTTGGAATGGAAAAAAGGCATATAGCAAGGATTATGTTTTTTGAAACGGTAATCATAGGACTGATATGTATTGCATCTGGTATTTTATCAGGAATAATTTTAAGCAAACTTATGACACTTCTACTTTTTAAAATTGTAAGTTTTAAAGTTGTGTTTGGTTTTGAAATATCACCGTCATCCATTTTGGTCACAACTCTTTTATTCAGCGGAATTTTTATATTAAACCTTATATATAACATCTTCTCGGTACATCTATCAAAACCCATTGAATTATTAAAAGCAAGCAATGTAGGTGAAAAAGAACCAAAAACAAAATGGCTTTTGACTATCATTGGTATAGTTTGCCTTGGTATTGGATATTACATTGCACTTACAACTGAAAAGCCTTTAGCAGCGATGAACATCTTTTTTGTTGCAGTTATCTTAGTAATGATAGCGACATATTGTTTGTTTACCGCTGGAAGTATAGCATTTTTAAAGACTCTTCGGAAAAACAAAAACTATTACTATAGACCTCATCATTTTATATGGATTTCTAACATGATATACAGGATGAAACAAAATGCAGTTGGACTTGCAAACATATGTATACTTTCAACCGCAGTAATTGTTGTACTTTCAACCACAATTTCCCTATATACTGGAGTTGAAGATATTTTAAAAACTCGCTACCCACAAGAAATAATCATTACATCAGACAATATTAACTTGGAAAATGTAAAAAAAATTGATAATACGATAATGAAGCAATTGCGAAAATTTAATATAGTTCCTAAAAACGTGGTTAAATACAAGTATTTAGAGCTTGCTTTAATTCAAGATAAAACTCATTTCAGAACAAAAAAACAAAATTTTTTTGATAAGAACTCAGCCATTGCCTTTGTAGTGCCTCTTGAGGACTACAATAATATTGAAAAGAAAGTTATCAAATTATCTGATAATGAAGTTCTTCTGTATACTAATAACGTTAATATCTCTGAGAACATTATCAATTTCAATGGTTTCAAACTCTCAATTAAAAAACGATTAACTTCAAACTCTCTAACTAATAGCCTTACACCAGCCATTAGTTGCTTTTGGATAATAGTCAAAGACATAGAAACAATGAAGAAAATCTTCTGTTCACTAAATAGCAATAAAAACGACATGGTACAATTTTCATATTATTATGGTCTTGATTTTGATGGTAATAAGGATAATCTCATGGACATTTACACAGCACTAAAAAATAGCTTAAATAAAATAGTAAATAATGCAACAATTGAAGTTCGTGAAATGGCAAGAGAAGGTTTTTACTCTATCCATGGCGGGTTATTATTCATCGGCTTGTTTCTTGGACTTTTGTTTATTATGGCAACAGTGCTTATAATTTATTATAAACAAATTGAAGAAGGCTTTGATGATAGGCATCGCTATGAAATTTTACAGAAAGTGGGTATGACACGTCAGGAGATTAAAAAGTCAATACAAAGCCAAGTACTTTCAATTTTCTTTTTGCCTTTATTCTTAGCAATAGTTCATATAGCCTTTGCTTTTAAAATAATAGTCAAAATGTTACAGGTATTCAACCTTACAAATATACCTTTGTTTGCTCTTTGCACATCTGCTGTTATACTTGTGTTTGCTATATTTTATACTGGCGTGTATGCCCTTACAGCAAAAACCTATTATAAAATTGTAAGTTAG